TCGTATATAATTACaacttttgttttcagaaaTCGGACCATAATGTTAAGCTCTCCAAAGCTCTATCTTATATCCTGCGTCATGGAGCCGCTAAAGAGGGACTTCAAATGACAGAAGGTTGAAATAATTTTGACTTTCTAGACTGTTAGATGCAAATGGTCAGAAATATTACAAATGTTctgttttaatttaaaattcatGTATAATCACCTTCTTCTTACTTATTTTGCAACACCTGAGATACATCAgcgaatgaaatgaaaaaataaaaatataggCTGCGATTAATTcctaatttcggcgagagacaAACGAGCGAGCAGGGTACGCGAGACTCCGAGGACTTACGACGCGAGGGGATCGCTGAAAATTCCTCGCCTCGCGTGTCCTCTGAGTCTCGCGCGTGCTTGTGTATTTTGCTCCCTCGAATAAGTCGATCCCTACAAAATTTTGATTGTTTAAATTTTGTCTCGACAGCATGaaactgttgttgttgaaaagaattatataatttgttttCTGAGATGAAAGGAAGTAATGAGTAGTTTGACTGCTATTAATACTTAGTCTCACCTATTTACTTGAATCGAACTGTCACTTAATTCTGAGACTCAAATGAATCCTGGATGATTGGGGACATCACAAGAAAAGAATAACAAAGGGAGACAGGCAGTTACTtacaatttcaatttaaaaagaTGCATTGAGCAAGACGGCTCAAGAAGCAAGAAGTGATGACAAGACAAGTGTGGAAGAAGCTAGGCAGCATTCAGGATTGGCTCAAGCATCATTTCAGCCTAAATaacttttaaaatgattttcctttgtGGTAGGTTTTGTCTTTGTGGATGACCTTCTGAAGTTAAGACAGTTTAAGCATTACAGTGAGGATGAAGTCCAAAGAGTTGTTCGTGATAATGACAAACAAAGGTTTTCTTTGAGGAATGATCCATCAACAAACAGATTACAAGTCCGAGCCAATCAAGGACACAGCATGCAAGTTTGTAATGACAACTTTCCGCCCTCTGCTTCATGGTGCCAGATAGGGGTTTAAAGTTTGGGGACAATGTGTTTGATTCACTTTGGAATCGAGCTGATGAAAGTGATCAAACTATTCAAAATTTTATGCTCCCTGTATTTCTTTTGTTGCATATTGCTTAAGTATTAATTTTATCTACTTTACCTCTATTCACATAGTCCCCCTATATTTAGACAAAGTGTGAGTTTCATGCAATTGTGGCACCCATTAAGACAAAATTATTGTCAAGATCATCCACCATGTAGATGTGGGTAAAATACTTGTGTCTAAAATAATGAGTTTAAAGAGCATCAAATAATGCTAAGGGTACAGTGgagcaggggggggggggggtttgcTTGATGAGAAACAATGAGCTTTTGAAGTCAGTGGTGCTTAGCCTAAGAGCATGCTCACAATTGGCTCCTCGCTTATAATTGGCTCTTCATCCATAGTGGCAGGTGTCGTTTGTGAGCTTGAGCTAGATGTAGTGTAGTAGAGCTACAGGTGACTTGTGATCTTCCGAAACACTTCATGTTGGCCTGTTGTTAGTGCTTTGCCTGGGGATCATGGCTGGATTGGGAATTACCAGCAATGAGAAAGTTATATGTTGTCAAGGGAGTGGGGCTTGTTTGATGGTCTTGAATTATTGGAAGCACCCTGATGCAACTTTCCTTCGGCAAAGTTTTTATTGATTATTTTAACGATGTTGAGAGTTCTTGCATCTGTTTGCATGTTGATAAACCCAACAGACTGTATCTTGTCCACAATAATTGTATCCCTCAATCTTTACATTTAGGTTGACGATCTTGATCTAGAGCTCATAATAGATCACACAAAAGCCCCAAAGGTCATACATGGCACTTACCGAGATTGTTGGGAACAGATAGAAGTCCAGGTACATGAAAGTATTAGCCAGTTCGAACAGCACTTTATGGTTacgataaaaaatattttatataacATCCGTTTGTTGTTAAAACCCAAAGCGAACTTAATAATGAAGTTTACTGTCGATAAACATAATTAcctattattataataattattatcataatgatACATTCCATTTGGGATTTGGAATGCAGTTGTGTGGAACAATTctaattttatataataacataAGATATATTAGCAAGGATTCTCAATTTATTGCAACTTGGCACTTGTAATCTTTGGCTACTTGACCAAAAAATTGAAGAGAAAATTAAAGACTACCGTAAGTTTGCAATAAATGTTATGCATGACTGTGTAAGACTCTCTCgtttcaccaccaagcctcgctgTACAGAATtatatcaaagaaaaaaaaggaaaggaaaggaaaggaatttatttaagtgtctagtcatCCTCGCACTGGAGCACttattggggacactgtaaattgaaattaacaatcaagtcaaattttggtttttgaggagaggggaaaccggagtaccaagagaaaacctcttggtgcagagtagagaaccaacaaactcaacccacgtaTTATGTCGCTGGATCTGAGAATCGAAtctgggccacattggtgggaggccaCTGAGTGCCATCCTTGCACCCCCTAGAATTCCCACATAAGTTACATGAATGTTCTTACACActggaaaataataaattaaattattattttacagaAGCAAGGCCTAGCGCTGAAAGTTTGGACTCTTATGTAAGGATACAGTACATAAGGCCTATTAGGTGGCTCCGGGACATGACATGGTAGACGAAAGAGTAGCAAGCTTGTAATAATAAAGTTAAGAAAAAGTGCAGTAGCTCAAATTGGATTACAGagttgttttctttaatttggccagggtttgtcaaaaatgaaaagaaaccaCATTCACTTTGCAATTGGAGAACCTGGTGAAGATGGTGTCATTAGTGGTGAGTCTCTTTTTCACTAGAAATCTTTTATGAAGAGTAATCGAATACACTTGatttcatttaatattattttaggCATACGGGGAAGCTGTGAGATACTCATTTACATCAATCTTAAAAAGGCCCTGAATGGTGAGAATTTTGAAGGAAACTTCAATTTCTGATTTATCCTTTACTGAATGGAGTCCTGATGGTGGCTGTTTAGTGCTTTGTATTTATGTACAATGCTCTTGTCCTTCCTTGGTTAGATGGCTTCAAATTTTACAGATCTGCCAACAATGTCATTTTGTGTCCAGGAAATGAGGAAGGTTTTTTGCCTCCTTGTTACTTTCAGAGAGTTTGTCAGATAAAACCAAGTAAGTTCTCAGTGTTATTACAAACTTCATCTTCCACAAAGTATAATGTTACTTAGAACCCACTCAGAATATATGGTTTTTCTGTCCTAGCTATTTTTAggttcacattaattttttacgATGGAGGTTAAAAAGATCATTtcttattaaaataaaaaaaaagactgtttTTAAAAGCTGTGTCCTAATATAAcctaaaaaagccatttcacATTATTTCTGAAGAGGCTTTTGAAAGCAGAAAGGACTTGAATTTCATTACAAATAACTGAAGGGCAACAATATGGCCTGATAAcaaataatttgcataaattccTGTCTTTATGTAACTGAGATGAAGACAATATATAATATACTTTATACAGTCAAAGGATTGAACCTtacaattttacaattttcgtttttctctcTTTAGCAAAGGAGCTGCTTTTGACAGATTGATCTATTGCAAATTGGACGAGCTTTATTTTATCTTGTGAGAATTCTAAACAAAAATCAACAGAGAAAACAACTTGCTCACTGCAGTCTGACCTATAGCCTTTTGTTAGACACCTAGGACACTGGTTGGTACCCCTGTGTCAGCAAAGTCTTGTCTCCATAGAAACTCTGTCACGTATGCACTGCCATCACCACAGCTTTGTGAACAAGTGTAGATTGCTAGTGTGCCCCA
This genomic window from Acropora muricata isolate sample 2 chromosome 2, ASM3666990v1, whole genome shotgun sequence contains:
- the LOC136909538 gene encoding tRNA 2'-phosphotransferase 1-like isoform X2, producing MSGRRGASCGGRDTRKKSDHNVKLSKALSYILRHGAAKEGLQMTEGFVFVDDLLKLRQFKHYSEDEVQRVVRDNDKQRFSLRNDPSTNRLQVRANQGHSMQVDDLDLELIIDHTKAPKVIHGTYRDCWEQIEVQGLSKMKRNHIHFAIGEPGEDGVISGIRGSCEILIYINLKKALNDGFKFYRSANNVILCPGNEEGFLPPCYFQRVCQIKPTKELLLTD
- the LOC136909538 gene encoding tRNA 2'-phosphotransferase 1-like isoform X1 encodes the protein MSGRRGASCGGRDTRKKSDHNVKLSKALSYILRHGAAKEGLQMTEGFVFVDDLLKLRQFKHYSEDEVQRVVRDNDKQRFSLRNDPSTNRLQVRANQGHSMQVDDLDLELIIDHTKAPKVIHGTYRDCWEQIEVQGLSKMKRNHIHFAIGEPGEDGVISGIRGSCEILIYINLKKALNDGFKFYRSANNVILCPGNEEGFLPPCYFQRVCQIKPSKFSVLLQTSSSTKYNVT